A stretch of DNA from Shewanella sediminis HAW-EB3:
GCGTTGCAGGCCTTACTCACAGGTATGGACTTCACTGCACAGCAGGCTGAGGCCCTAAGCATCATCACCCAATTCGTGCCTAAGGCAGAGATTGAGGCATTTCTTGCCCAAGTGCTATCGATCATCGCCAAGTGGGAGATCCGTGACATCGAAATGTATAAAGAGATAATCGCCACCTCGATAAAGGATGAAGCCGCGGGCAGTGAGCTCGAGTTACGCTACTTTCTTGAGCGAGCTAAAGAGGAGAAGACCCAGACAATTATCGCGGCATTTCTGAAGCATGGTGGTCAGACTGAGCGGGAAGCAAAAGATATGCAGGGAATTTTTGCAGACACAGCTGCAGAGCTCACAAAGTAACCCTAACCAAGCATCTCAATTAATCAATCTCAACGGAGGCACCTTATGAGATACGAAGGTAAAATTTATCGACCACCACCGGAGGCAGGCGCCTACATTTTACAGTGCACCGTTGGCTGCTCTTACAACAAGTGTACCTACTGCTCTATGTACAAAGATGTGCGCTATCGGGTTCGTACCATAGAGGAACTTAAAGAAGATATTCAGATGGCAAAGAAAGCCTACGGTGCAGGAGTTAATAAAGTATTCCTGAGCGATGGCGACGCGATTTCGCTGCCAACTGATACCTTGTTGGAGATCTTATCTGAACTCTATGGTGCTTTCCCCGAACTCACTCACGTCAGTACCTACGCCGGTCCTCAGAGTACCTTGAGTAAAACCCTGGAGGAGTTAACCCAACTAAGAAAAGCCGGGTTAACCATGACCTATCTGGGCGTAGAGTCGGGCTCAGATCGAGTATTAACAGAGGTACGTAAAGGGGTCTCGGCCAAAGAGATGCTTGAGGCAGGCAGTAATATTGTAAAATCAGGAATAAAGCTGGTAGCTATGGTGATGGTCGGTCTGGGAGGCCGTGGCGAGCGCTCTCGTATTCATGCAATTGAAACGGCGGAGCTCATCAATCGGATGAAACCGTACCTTTTGGGTACGCTGACCACTGTTCCGATGCCGGGCACCGTTCTACACAGACAAATGAGCAAGGGAGATTTTAAACTGCTCGACCCTTATGAGGTGCTGGAGGAGATGAAGGTATTACTTGAACATCTCACACTGCCGGATCTCTATATCGATGGCAGGCATGCGTCCAACCTGATGCCGATAAAAGGCAGGCTCACAGAGATAGGCCCTGACGTAATAAGCGCGATAGATAAACATCTAAAGCACAGAGATAACAATTTAATTGGCCAGGCATATATAGGCCAATTTTAAATGAGTTCATTAAAGCCGTGATATCCGTTATCACGGCTTTGCGTGTTACAAAGACACTCACAGAAAGTCATTGCAGCTATTTACCACCAATTTCCGCCTAACCTCGCGGCGTACGAAGAGATTGAAACCACCGCCACACTGAAAAGGTATTCCTTTCACTTAACCTCGGCTTTATCAATGTGCTTAACAATTCTGATATAGCCGTAATCACTCTCAGTTATCAGCAGATTGCCCTTACTATCCATTGAGATGGCTCTGGGTTCGCTGATTTTCTTACCGGGCGTATTGTAGGTTCGACGATCACCGAAGTGCTGATCGTTTTTACCGCCATCGACAAATAGGTGTATGACTCCATCCGGATCGACAAACCAGATTTGTCCCCCCTTATGTGTCGCTAAGAAGTAACCTCCATTAGGGTGAAACCAAATCCCCCGGACCTGATTCAATGCGGTGTCAGTTGCCAGGCAGCCATCGCCACACCCCGAGCGTTTACCCGTGCCTGCAACGATCTCTTTATCTCCATTCGCCGAGACTTTATAAACCAGATTCGCATCCCGGTCGGTGACAAAGAGCTCTCCTTTAGCATTCACCGCAAGGTTAGCCAGCTCATCGAACCCATCAGCGAGAACACGAATCCCCCTACCCCTGCGCCACTGTTTTAACTCAGAACCTGAAGAGTAATAGACCACAGACTCATCGTCACTAACCCATAGCCCACGGCCGGTTTCAATTCCCTCCTCATCCTTAAACAAGGTGGTCACAGTCCCATCATGCTCCACCCTTCTGATCATATCGTTGCCGGAATCTAATATAAAAAGCGCTTCACTGGCCGTTAGCCAGATACCATTAGGAAATGAAAGTTGGGTCAGGGTTCTTTTCAAACTGTCACCGTTGAAACCAGACTCATTGGTTCCGACATAGGTTGAAATCATCCCATTGAGATCTATTTTTCTGATCGCATGCGCATCTTTATCGGCAATAAATATATTGCCATCTGAATCCGCTATCGCCTGATGTGGTCTCGACAGTTCAGCCTTTTTAGCCGAGTGGTTTTCAAAGCCTGTCTGCCAACCGTTATGATACTTCTCACCATGCTTCCCCCTTCCGGCGACGGTATCTATTATCGAAAATGAGTCAGAAAAGCTCTGGTAGTCAAATTCTTCAACAGCGTGGGATGGCAAAGAGATTAAGAGAGTGGCGAGAACGAGCCCAATTAGAGACCCGTTTGTTACAGAAGTAGTCATATTATCCTCATGATTGGTTTACCGATGACACACTCCCCCTTCCACAAGCTGAGCATTGAGTCAAAGGGGTGAGTTAGATTTAGCCAGTATATGGATCACACACAAAAAGAATGGGACACAGCTCTAGTTTCAACCTGATAATACAGCCAGTACGGCAACACAAGCATCTGCAACAGCATATCTATTCCACAAACATACCAGGCTTAAGATCGGGCTCACTGCGATTCTAAGTGAAAAGTCGTCGTCACTGGAAACTTGTTTACCCTCCATAGGGCAGCTAAAAACAGAGAGGGGAGAAGAAAGTTTCATATTTAGATTCGTTATCTGACTCTGGGACTTTATAACCAGGATTGCGGAGCTACAATTCAGTGAATAAACCGTTATTCCCCCCGCGATTTACCGTCGATGAACCATAGGAGTAAACCATGAAAGTTATTGCTTTTGCCGCAACGAATCACAAGAAATCAATTAATAAACAGTTAGTAGAATATGCTACGACTCTCTTAACTAAGGTAGAGGTTGAAGTATTAGACTTAAACAACTACGAACTGCCCCTCTATGGACAAGACAGAGAGGAAGAGTTGGGGCACCCCCAGCTTGCTAAAGATTTCTTGGCTAAAATAGGTGAAAGTGATGGGATCATCATCGCCTTCGCCGAGCACAATGGTTCTTATACCGTGGCGTATAAAAATCTGTTCGATTGGTGTTCCCGTATCGAGCCAAAAGTTTATCAAAAGAAGCCTATGGTGCTACTGGCTACATCGCCTGGTTCTATGGGGGCTTCCAATGTATTAGCCACAGCGATTCAATCGGCGCCATATTTCGATGGTGTTGTGAAGGCCAGCCTGTCTATTCCCAGCTTTTTTGATAATTTTGATAGCGAAAAAAAGGAACTAAAGCATGAAGAGTTAGATGAACAGCTCAGGGATGCGATCAGTCACTTAAACCATTTAAAGTAAGTTATACCGGACGAGGGGCAGGTAAAAGAGGAGCAGGCGTCGAGCGAGTGATTAAAGTTAGCCAGCCCGGCATACGCAGAACCGGGGATCTGGCCGAGCACAAGTTTGACGCCACCTATGATCGCGACTATATGAAGTAGAAGCACACAACAAAAGTGCCTCGACATACGGCTTGGCTCTATTCCCTGATCTCTGATTTTAAGTGGTTTTTAAACATGTCTGAACTCAGTAATAAACAGATTGCAGAGCGGTTACAGCATCTTACAACCTTAAGTATCGCCCTCAATGACATCAAGAATATCGAGGTCCTGCTGGAACGCATCTTACAGACGGCAAAAAATATCACCCATGCCGACGGAGGTACTCTATACCGCGTCAGTGCGGATAAAAAATATCTGGAGTTCGATATCCTTTTCAACGACTCTCTGGATCTTCACTTTGGCGGAACCCTGGAAAAGTCTGAACAGATGAGATCTATCCCGCTATCTCTGGACAACGCAGAGCCGAACTTAGAAGCCGTTGTCGCCTACGCCGCAAACCGCAAAGAGTCGGTCAATATCGAACATGTGTACGATACGCCCCTGTTTAATTTTTTAGGAATGCGCAAATTCGATGAATTCTATGGTTATCACTGCCAGTCCCTGCTAACCGTACCCATGTTGGACCATAACTCAGAGTTAGTTGGCGTACTGCAGCTGGTGAACTCCAAGGCACCTTTCTCTCATCAGGTTCAACCATTCTCAATGACAGACCAGGTGTTTATCGAGGCACTCACCTCTCAGGCCGCGATTGCCATCACCAATCAAGAGCTCATATTACAGCTGGAGGATCTGCTCGAATCTCTGGTGAATTTAATCAACATAGGCATCGATGAAAAGTCACCGAATACCGGCAGACATTGTCAGCAGGTGCCTAAATTAACCATGATGTTGGCCGATGCTGCACAGAAGACAGATGAAGGAGCATTAAAAGATTTTGCCATGTCGATGAGTGAACGATATGAGCTCTGGTTAGCCGGTATGCTGCATGACTGCGGCAAGATAACGACGCCGGTTCATGTCATCGAAAAAGCGACTAAGTTACAGACTATCTTCGACCGTATTCACCTGATCGATGCCCGCTTCGAGATCCTCAGAAGGGATGTTGAAATTCACTATCTGAAACAGCAGGCAGCCCAAGGGCCATCGAACCGGCTATCCCGAGAGCTCGAATGTAAACTCGAACGATTTGAAGATGATCGCACCTTTCTGGCTTATGCCAATATCGGCTCTGAGCGTATGAAGGATGAAGATCTGCAGCGCGTCGCCTCCATCGCTAATTACACCTGGGTAGATCAACAGGGCAACACGCAAACGCTACTCAATGAGGAGGAGGTTGAAAACCTGATGATCCCGGCCGGCACCCTGACCAATGAAGAACGAAAGATTATTAACAACCACATCTCACTCACCATACGTATGCTCGAAACCTTGCCCTGGCCGAAACACCTGCAGCATATCCCTGAATTTGCAGGCGGGCACCATGAGCGGATGGACGGAAAAGGTTACCCCAGAGGCCTGCGCGGTGAAGAGATGTCGGTACAGGCAAGAATAATGGCAATCGCCGATATCTTTGAAGCCTTAACAGCCAAGGACCGCCCCTACAAGACAGGGAAAACACTCTCTGAATCCTTGAGAATTCTGGGAAAATTTAGTCTCAATGGACACATTGACCCCGAGCTGTTCCATATTTTTGTAAAACAGAAAGTGTATCTGGAGTACGCCAATCAATTTATGGATAGTGCACAAATTGATGAGGTCGATGAAACACAGATCCCCGGTTACTTAAAGCCTCAATAAGCAGAACAGATGAAGAGCAGTCACTTTCTCAACGCATTCAGCTTAGGCTTCCTGTTATTGGTCCTCACCGAGGTGATCTGGTTTAAGACACTGGTGCCTCTGGAGTTTGGTCTTTCCGATTATTTCGTCAAGATACACGCGCAAAGCGTGCAGCCGGATCCGGATATCGTGATTGTAAATATCGATGATGCCAGCCTGGCCCGCATGGAGAATCAGGTAGGCAGCTGGTTCTGGCCTCGCTCGGTTCATGGTGAAATGGTCGAAGGGATAAGCAAGCAGCAACCCAAAGCCATAGTGTTCGATCTCTCTTTCGTCGAGCGGGATCTCTATCGAACAGAGAGTGACGCCCTGTTCAATCAAGCTCTCGAAGGGAAGCAGAATATTTTTTTCGCCCTGGTGCGGCTTGACTCACAGCAAGATAAGAATGGACCAGAGCTCGCTGTTATTGCTGATAAGGTTGGCTTAATCAGAACCGAAGAAGCAAAACCGGATGCCAGAGCCGCGCTTATGCCCCCACTGGCAATAGACCCGAAATACTGGCGTTTAGGCACAGTGAACTTTCTTAATGACAGTGACGGCGTCGGGCGCAGATATGATATCTACAGGAATATTTACGGCTGGCTACTGCCCTCGCTTCCAGCCAGAGTCATCAAGGATCTCGGCTATGAGCTTCCCATGGTCGAGCATATTACGCTCTCATGGCGTGGCCCAAAAAATCCCTATCGAAGGCTCTCCTATGCCGATCTCTATGAAGACTTTAACCGGGAGATCCCCCTCAGAGAACCCAAGGAGTTAGCGGGTAAAATTGTCATCATTGGCGCCGATGCCTCGGCGCTACATGATGTTAGAGTTACGCCAATCGATAGTCTCTATTCCGGCCTGGACATTCTCGCTACCGCCATAGATAACCTGAAGAACCAAAGCTATATGACAACGCTTCCCCAATGGAGTTACTTGCTGATATGTTTGGCCGCAATTATAGGCGTTTATGTTTGCTTCATGTTCAGGATCAACGCTATTTTCGTGGGACTCTCACTCCTGGGTGCAAGCGGTATAGCCCTGCTCGCCAGCTACCTGTTATTGAACCGGCAGATCTTACTTCATATGCTAACGCCACTCTTATTGATGTGGCTGTATTACTTTTCTCTATCGCTGCGGGAGTACCTTGTCGAGCTAAGGGCAAGGAAAAAAACGGTCGAGCTCTTCAGCCGATTCGTCGACCCGGTTGTGGTGAAACAGCTGGTCTCAAGCGAAGGGTTGAGTCGTGAGGGAGAGAGCAGACAGGTCTCTGTACTATTTTCAGATATTCGCGGCTTCACCAGTCTCTCTGAAAACCGTACACCACAGGAGGTAGTGAGCCTGTTAAACCGTTACTTTACCCTGCAGGTGGCCGTTGTATTTAAGCATGGAGGCTCACTGGATAAGTTTATCGGTGACTGCATCATGGCCTTCTGGGGCGCCCCCCTGGACGACCCACAGCACGCCGTCCACGCCGTCAATGCCGCAATGGAGATGGCGGAGGTATTGCAACAATTCAAGGAGGAGCTGGGGGAACAAGATGCCAACTTTGATGTTGGCATCGGCATCCACTCGGGCCCAGCCGTGATAGGCCTTATCGGCTCGGAGCAACGTAAGGAATATACCGCCATCGGAGACACGGTAAACTTAGCCAGCAGAATCGAGGGGCTGACTAAGGGGGTCTCCCGAATTTTAGTCTCCGGTGACACCATGGTTCTGTGCGCTGACCACTTTGACTTCAAGCCCTACGGCTTCTATAAGGTTAAGGGCCGGGCACAAGAAGTTGAACTTTTCGCACCGGTAAGGAAAACATGATGAAACGATTTTTAGCGGCTCGAAAAGCGGTGCCACTCTGGCTAATACTGCCTTTATTCATAGTCGCGAGCCCCTGCCTTGGACAAGATAAAGCAGAGCAGGAAAACGCGAGTCTGGTCCGGGAAACAGATCTGAAACGCAAGCCTTTCAGCGATGCAACCACGATAACCATCCTTCCTCAGGAGCTCGATGTTCATGTGTTGTCGAGGCAATCCAGTTGGTTGCAGATCCGGGCCCAAGAGCAGATCGGCTGGGTGAAGATGTTCAGTGTGCGTTTTACCGGTTATGTAGAGCCGACATCAGACTCTTTCGCCGGTACCAAGGAGTTATTCAACCTAATCACCACGGGGAGCAGTGGTAGCACAGTCACGACCGCTTCTCGCGGACTCGATGAAAACAAGTTTTCAGACCCCACTCCTGACCCGAATGCGTTTGCAACCATGCAAAGCCTGACGGTATCTAAAGCTGAAGCCCACTCCTTCGCTAAAGAGCAAAACCTTCGTGAACAGCAACAGGATTATCTGCAAGTATCAACGTCTGGCTCCGGAGGTAAGTCATGAATAAATTAACCACATCGATTTTACTCCTGAGCCTTGGTATCGCTTGCAGTGGCTGCGGGTCGAATCAGAGTTTTGTGTTTAATAATATCGATATAGGTAAGGGGCTATCGGCCCTGGAGCATACTCAAGATGCCCTGACCGAGGTCGATGAAACTGCCGAAATAGCTCTGGGCCGGGAGATTGTCACCAACCTGCTTGGTGTCGCCCCCCTGCTTGAAAACCAGGAGGTGCAGCAATATGTTAACCGGGTCGGCCGCTGGGTCAGCATGCACTCCGAGCGTCCGGAACTGCCCTGGAGCTTCGCCGTGCTCGATGATGATAGCATCAACGCTTTCGCCACCCCCGGTGGCTACATAGTGCTCACCAAAGGTTTGTTGCTTACTCTCAACAATGAAGCTGAACTAGCCGGAGTACTCGGCCATGAAATATCTCATGTGCTGCGAAGACACCATCTGAATGCACTGAAAAAAGCCAGTGGCATGAGTGCATTAACCGAGATAACCGATCTCATTTTAACGGCAAAAGAGCAAAGTACTGAATCACTAAAACTCGTTACCGCAGGCACAGAACTGTATACCCGCGGATTAGATAAGGAAGATGAATTTGAATCCGACCGTATGGGGATAGTGTTAGCCACCAGAGCAGGCTACGACCCTTATGGTCTGCCCGCCGCATTACAGACTCTGGAGATGATAAATCCCGATGACGCGGGTCTCGCCATGCTGTTTAAGACCCACCCATCACTGGATGAGCGACTCGGACGATTAGATGCCGCTATGGCCAGCGGATTCGATCAGTATGAGCGTTTACCCACAGCCAAAGAGCGATTTACCCGCACTATGGCAGGTATCTCTTCGGGGTTGAGTAAAGTAAAAAGCTAGAAAGTTGGAGCGGCCATCCTTTAGAGTTGATGGGCAGCGGGGTTAGCCATTCACTTTAAATTGGTCTCGTCCTGCTTGCTTCGCACGATATAGCAGCTCATCTGCAGCAATGATTAATGCCTCTGAACTCATACCAGATTGCCACTGGCATACTCCTTGAGACATGGTTACACATGGACTGACATCTGAAGCAGGATGAGGGATTGCCCTGCTCATTAAAGCGCTTCTTGTCGCCTCGGCAACTCTGGCGGCGCCTTGAAGATCGGTTGATGGCAGTACAATAACAAACTCTTCGCCACCGTAACGGCTCACCACATCCCGGGGGCGCTTAACCGTCTCTGTCAGTACCTGCGCAACGGCAACGAGACACTCATCTCCGGCTGAGTGCCCGGCACTATCATTGAAGCGCTTAAAAAAATCGATATCC
This window harbors:
- a CDS encoding radical SAM protein, with translation MRYEGKIYRPPPEAGAYILQCTVGCSYNKCTYCSMYKDVRYRVRTIEELKEDIQMAKKAYGAGVNKVFLSDGDAISLPTDTLLEILSELYGAFPELTHVSTYAGPQSTLSKTLEELTQLRKAGLTMTYLGVESGSDRVLTEVRKGVSAKEMLEAGSNIVKSGIKLVAMVMVGLGGRGERSRIHAIETAELINRMKPYLLGTLTTVPMPGTVLHRQMSKGDFKLLDPYEVLEEMKVLLEHLTLPDLYIDGRHASNLMPIKGRLTEIGPDVISAIDKHLKHRDNNLIGQAYIGQF
- a CDS encoding NHL domain-containing protein; protein product: MTTSVTNGSLIGLVLATLLISLPSHAVEEFDYQSFSDSFSIIDTVAGRGKHGEKYHNGWQTGFENHSAKKAELSRPHQAIADSDGNIFIADKDAHAIRKIDLNGMISTYVGTNESGFNGDSLKRTLTQLSFPNGIWLTASEALFILDSGNDMIRRVEHDGTVTTLFKDEEGIETGRGLWVSDDESVVYYSSGSELKQWRRGRGIRVLADGFDELANLAVNAKGELFVTDRDANLVYKVSANGDKEIVAGTGKRSGCGDGCLATDTALNQVRGIWFHPNGGYFLATHKGGQIWFVDPDGVIHLFVDGGKNDQHFGDRRTYNTPGKKISEPRAISMDSKGNLLITESDYGYIRIVKHIDKAEVK
- a CDS encoding NADPH-dependent FMN reductase; protein product: MKVIAFAATNHKKSINKQLVEYATTLLTKVEVEVLDLNNYELPLYGQDREEELGHPQLAKDFLAKIGESDGIIIAFAEHNGSYTVAYKNLFDWCSRIEPKVYQKKPMVLLATSPGSMGASNVLATAIQSAPYFDGVVKASLSIPSFFDNFDSEKKELKHEELDEQLRDAISHLNHLK
- a CDS encoding HD family phosphohydrolase, which translates into the protein MSELSNKQIAERLQHLTTLSIALNDIKNIEVLLERILQTAKNITHADGGTLYRVSADKKYLEFDILFNDSLDLHFGGTLEKSEQMRSIPLSLDNAEPNLEAVVAYAANRKESVNIEHVYDTPLFNFLGMRKFDEFYGYHCQSLLTVPMLDHNSELVGVLQLVNSKAPFSHQVQPFSMTDQVFIEALTSQAAIAITNQELILQLEDLLESLVNLINIGIDEKSPNTGRHCQQVPKLTMMLADAAQKTDEGALKDFAMSMSERYELWLAGMLHDCGKITTPVHVIEKATKLQTIFDRIHLIDARFEILRRDVEIHYLKQQAAQGPSNRLSRELECKLERFEDDRTFLAYANIGSERMKDEDLQRVASIANYTWVDQQGNTQTLLNEEEVENLMIPAGTLTNEERKIINNHISLTIRMLETLPWPKHLQHIPEFAGGHHERMDGKGYPRGLRGEEMSVQARIMAIADIFEALTAKDRPYKTGKTLSESLRILGKFSLNGHIDPELFHIFVKQKVYLEYANQFMDSAQIDEVDETQIPGYLKPQ
- a CDS encoding adenylate/guanylate cyclase domain-containing protein; its protein translation is MKSSHFLNAFSLGFLLLVLTEVIWFKTLVPLEFGLSDYFVKIHAQSVQPDPDIVIVNIDDASLARMENQVGSWFWPRSVHGEMVEGISKQQPKAIVFDLSFVERDLYRTESDALFNQALEGKQNIFFALVRLDSQQDKNGPELAVIADKVGLIRTEEAKPDARAALMPPLAIDPKYWRLGTVNFLNDSDGVGRRYDIYRNIYGWLLPSLPARVIKDLGYELPMVEHITLSWRGPKNPYRRLSYADLYEDFNREIPLREPKELAGKIVIIGADASALHDVRVTPIDSLYSGLDILATAIDNLKNQSYMTTLPQWSYLLICLAAIIGVYVCFMFRINAIFVGLSLLGASGIALLASYLLLNRQILLHMLTPLLLMWLYYFSLSLREYLVELRARKKTVELFSRFVDPVVVKQLVSSEGLSREGESRQVSVLFSDIRGFTSLSENRTPQEVVSLLNRYFTLQVAVVFKHGGSLDKFIGDCIMAFWGAPLDDPQHAVHAVNAAMEMAEVLQQFKEELGEQDANFDVGIGIHSGPAVIGLIGSEQRKEYTAIGDTVNLASRIEGLTKGVSRILVSGDTMVLCADHFDFKPYGFYKVKGRAQEVELFAPVRKT
- a CDS encoding M48 family metallopeptidase, producing the protein MNKLTTSILLLSLGIACSGCGSNQSFVFNNIDIGKGLSALEHTQDALTEVDETAEIALGREIVTNLLGVAPLLENQEVQQYVNRVGRWVSMHSERPELPWSFAVLDDDSINAFATPGGYIVLTKGLLLTLNNEAELAGVLGHEISHVLRRHHLNALKKASGMSALTEITDLILTAKEQSTESLKLVTAGTELYTRGLDKEDEFESDRMGIVLATRAGYDPYGLPAALQTLEMINPDDAGLAMLFKTHPSLDERLGRLDAAMASGFDQYERLPTAKERFTRTMAGISSGLSKVKS